The Tachysurus vachellii isolate PV-2020 chromosome 23, HZAU_Pvac_v1, whole genome shotgun sequence genome segment AATTCTGTTAAAACTTGCAGCTGGGATCTGATTAGAAAGTGAATATGATCTGTGCATgaatatacatgtgtatatattatatgtagaaatatatttaaacacacacacacacacacacacacacacacatatatatatgacacCAATGTAACACAGGCCtaaaaatattcatgaataaCTTTCCAGAAATGTACAGCACTAATATACAGCAATAATATGTTTTTACctcatttcatttttctgaGCGTTGCTTTTTAATAGAAATTGGaagtccaaatatatatatatttttttttttacataaacacaaactacATAAATAGCTggaatatttaaacaaacaaaaacaaacacagtcaaTGATTCCTGAACATCAGCATTAACAACGACATAACAGCATTAAGAACGTTTCTCCTCCTAATCTTTATTCAAAGAAGTAATCTGATCTGATTTATAACCGTCATGAATATGAATGAGCTTATGAATATTCATTACCGACATTACATGTAGGTATTGCAGCAATGACAGCTTGCTAGCTTTAGCTTCCGTTAGCACGTTTCTTTCCGTCTGTTTCCCTGACAAGACAAATTACACATAAAATCGCACAACTGTTGACGTGTTATACAGCGTTTCGTTGCACGAGCCACAAAACACAACGGTGTTTAACAGACGTCTAGTTTTGATGCTAACTGTCGGATTTCCACAACAACACGGCTAACGTTAGCAAGCAGAAGAGCCGATTTGCGTCACAAAACGCGCAGTCACACGAGCATTTCGTGTAAACATATAAAACCAGTACAAATCCCTGTAGATTATCAATGATGTCAACATGATAAATAAGGAGAAAAAGTAAACAAGGAGAgaattagcttagcttagcttagcatagcttaGCCTAGCTTAACACATATTTAGCCAGGCCGCTAAAATGCTAACCCAGTTACAGCTAATAAACAAGCTAACTCGCTATACGTGCCGTTTTAGAGTCTTTAATGTTTCTACTTCAGTTAGTAAATGTTATACGACGTGTTTATTCTTTTCCTTACCATGATGATTAATAAGTGAGCTGTTAGCAATCACTCTGCAGCTCAAAAAAATGGCTCAGTCATGTGACTACTGGAGATCCGCTCAGCTCGCCTCAGCAGGGAGCAAGCCGATTGGCTGAGAGAAGTGCGCTAACAACACGCTGATTGGCTGAACTGCGCATATTAACAGGGATCTGATTGGATACACAAGGGCACGCTGACAGGTTGTGAGTGTGTTGGAATGGGTGGAAAAAggtattatacacattatacacattatatacattatacacactatacacactatatacactatatacattatacacattatacacattatatacattatacacactatatacactatatacattatatacattatacacattatatacattatatacattatacacactatacacattatacacactatatacactatacacattatacacattatacacactatatacattatatacattatacacattatatacattatatacattatatacacaatacacactatacacattatatacattatacacactatacacattatacacattatacacactatatacattatatacattatatacattatacacattatacacactatacacattatacacactatacacattatacacattatacacactatacacactatatacactatacacattatacacactatacacattatacacactatacaaattatacacactatacacactatacacattatacacacgatacacactatacacactatacacattatacacattatacacactatatacactatatacattatacacattatatacattatatacattatatacattatatacactatacacactatacacattatatacattatacacactatacacattatacacactatacacattatacacactatatacactatacacattatacacattatacacactttgtacactatatacactatatacattatatacattatacacattatacacactatacacactattcacattatacacactatacacattatacacactatacacattatacacattatacacactatacacattatacacactatacacattatacacactatacacactatacacattatatacattatacacattatacacactatacacactatacacactatacacattatacacactatacacactatacacattatacacactatacacactatacacattatatacattatatacattatacacactatacacattatacacactatacacattatatacattatacacactatatacattatatacattatatacattatacacattatacacactatacacactatacacactatatacattatatacattatacacattatacacattatacacactatacacattatacacattatacacactatacacattatatacactatacacattatacacattatacacactatacacattatacacactatacacactatacacattatacacactatacacattatacacactatacacactatatacactatacacattatacacattatacacactatacacactatatacattatatacactatatacattatacacactatacacactatacacattatatacattatacacattatacacactatatacactatacacattatacacattatacacactttgtacactatatacactatatacattatatacattatacacattatacacactatacacactattcacattatacacactatacacattatacacactatacacactatacacattatatacattatacacattatacacactatacacattatacacattatacacactttgtacactatatacattatatacattatatacattatacacattatatacattatacacactatacacattatacacactatatacattatatacattatacacattatacacactatacacattatacacactatatacattatatacattatacacattatacacactatacacattatacacactatatacattatatacattatacacattatacacattatatacacattgtacacattatacacactatacacactatacacattatatacattatacacacatacagacattaTGCACCAGTGGTAATACTAAAAGATCATAATGTTTCAAgaatatttaactttttatgtttttcatcAATCTAAGAGGTTTAATAAGAAATACATCAATTTCAATTaagaaatgtggaaaaagtAGGCTGcgagttttttttataacagaaaCGGATTATAACGCTTCCGCATGACCGGTGACGTTTGTGCGTTCCACCAATCGGAGGAACCCTGGGCGTGGCCTGTGAACAAATTTCCCGCGAAAACagttgagtctgtgtgtgttgttcagtgaaGCGGTTTAACAAAATGGATGGCGAGTTATTCCGTAAACTTGCATCTAAAATCGGTATAACATCTCCTAAAGTGTTGAGGTATGTCTGTGGgtttgtttatctgtaaaaTTCACCTGTAGTTTTAGTGTACAGCTCGAGGTCACAGTCTGGAtgataaaaaggaataaatagtGATTTTGTGTGGCTTGTTGTGTCTCAGCCAGGCAGAAGAGTACATGCGGTTGTCTCAGGTGAAGTGTGCAGGTCTAACAGCTGCTACAGCAAGCAGTAAGGCTGTTATCTGTCTGGAGCTGGCAGCCACGGCCATGAAGTGTCCTATagacaaggtgtgtgtgtgttatgtgtgtgtgtgtgttatgtgtgtgtgtgtgtgtgtgtgtgtgtgtgtgtgtgttatgtatgtgtgtgtgtgtgtgtgtgtgttatgtatgtgtgtgtgtgtgtgtgtgtgtgtgtgttatgtatgtatgtatgtgtgtgtgtgtgtgtgtgttatgtatgtatgtatgtgtgtgtgtgttatgtatgtatgtgtgtgtatgttatgtatgtatgtgtgtgtgtgttatgtatgtatgtatgtatgtatgtgtgtgtgtgtgttatgtgtgtgtgtgttatgtgtgtgtgtgtgatgtgatgtgtgtatatttgtgtgtatatatgtatgtgtgctttgtgtgtgtatctgtgtgtgtgtgtgtgtaatatatgcaATCTGTGTTAAGTCATTCTAGCTCAGTTTACGGAGGATGTGCTGTTTTACTACAGGAGCTTTTTTCCTCCATGTTGAAGTCTGAACAGAGAATCTATCCTGTCTTGACCCATAAGCACGCTAGCATTCACACGAGCTTCCTCTGAGTTCCAGATTTTAACCAAGCCTTCATTTCATCCATGTGATGTCTGTGAGTTAGTTTTCTTTACACGTTCCTTTATACAGTTGTGTTTCTGAGCAGGAGTATGTCGTCAAGCTGTCAGGATTGAATAAGAAAGTGTATCAGAGCAGCCTGAAGGCCATGGAGTGCATGCTGGGGCTGCAGAGCAGTCTGGGGCTCAGGGATCTGGCTGTGCAGTACGGCTGCATGGAGGCGGTGAAGGCGGCGGCTCAGATCCTTCAACGGTAATCAGAATAATCATTTAACCAGCGTCTCTGTAATATTCATCTAATCTGAATATGTCCTGAGTCTCGCTGTGAGGATTGTGCAGTAATGAGGATTAACGAATACTCCTTctgcttctgtctgtctgtgtgtgtgggggtgggtctgtctgtgtgtgtgtgtgtgtgtgtgtgtgtgtgtgtgtgtgtgtgtgtgtgatttaggtACGAGGACAGTTTACCTAGAGCTCAGCAACAAGACCTGGATCTGTCCAAACCCCTGTTCACTACAGCTGCTCTGTTCATTGCCTGCAAGTCAGTACTGcacaacacactgctgctgTTCTCCCTTAGGTCCTCTCACTCCATGTACTAAGCTCTAGAGTAGAGCAATGTGTACAAATAATGTAacaaaaaatggttaaaaaatgcAGTGTAATTGGTGGTATAGCTTCATTtcaggcttacacacacacacacacacacacacacacacacgcgcgcgcacacacaattacatggattattttcctagaacagTGTGACCTCATGATGTTCCTTACACATAACAGAGCCTCCATTTTTTCTGGTTCAGCTCTAggatgaaacctttttttttaatgatgctgATATTATATTCATCAGCTCTAGATTTTACTTTGCTCTGCTCCGTCTAACATGCGAGGATGTTACTGTTTATTTCGACATCCCATAATACCTCAGCAGGGTTAATCCTGCCCCGGCTCCGCGGTCTGATCTGGGGAACTTGTACAAAAACACTAACACCGTGTCTGACATTTACTTTGAAGGTGCATGAAAATCAGAGTGGATAAGAAGCTGGCGTCGTCCTCCGGCACCAAGAAGGCCGTGTTCGACAGGCTGTGTGTTCAGCTTCTGAAGTTCGGCCAAGAGATTTGCAGTGAGTCGGTGttttctttttgaaataaaTCAGTCGCCCTGTCGGATTTGTGTGaaacatctaaaataaatataaataaataaacttttccgTGTTGCCGTCATCCGAGATGCGTCATCAGACTTCCTCGACTTTTATGAACTgttggaatttatttattttaaatgactgaatgatgccacagacttttttttatctgtttatagttgcaTGGGAATTCTGTTTAAAGCCACAACTGTTATCTAGGAGGGACAACAACATTTatactagttttttttttcgcgctgtttctcttttgtgtctctgtttctcttttgtgtctctgtttcacttttgtgtctcgctctcgctctttgtgtctcgctctcgctctttgtgtctcgctctcgctctttgtgtctcgctctcgctctttgtgtctcgctctcgctctttgtgtctcgctctcgctctttgtgtctcgctctcgctctttgtgtctcgctctcgctctttgtgtctcgctctcgctctttgtgtctcgctctcgctctttgtgtctcgctctcgctctttgtgtctcgctctcgctctttgtgtctcgctctcgctctttctttgtctcgctctcgctctttctttgtctcgctctcgctctttctttgtctcgctctcgctctttctttgtctcgctctcgctctttctttgtctcgctctcgctctttctttgtctcgctctttctttgtctcgctctttctttgtctcgctctttctttgtctcgctctttctttgtctcgctctttctttgtctcgctctttctttgtctcgctctttctttgtctcgctctttctttgtctcgctctttctttgtctcgctctttctttgtctcgctctcgctctttctttgtctcgctctcgctctttctttgtctcgctctcgctctttctttgtctcgctctcgctctttctttgtctcgctctcgctctttctttgtctcgctctcgctctttgtctcgctctcgctctttgtctcgctctcgctctttgtctcgctctcgctctttctctttgtatctcgctctctgtctatctctgtctcagGTGACACATCTTCCATGGAGGGAAAGCTCAAATCCACACAGAAGAGACAGAAGACTCTCACAGAGACGCTGCAGGAAGCAGAAGAGGGtgagaaataataaatgacagtCTGGCTCTTTCTTATCCGATCCTGCGTTAGAGGAATGTTTCAGTAATACTGCAGTGAGCTCGTATTAGTGTCAGTAGTTCATGATCTCTGTAATAGTCCTGAAACTCGTACAcatctttcattaaaaaagaagGTGAAGGTGTTTTGTCTTGTTATTTAATATAGAAAAAGCTTTGACCAAAATGTTATTCACcatttctcctctttcttttcttcatgaTCACTTGCCaattccctccctccctcactcactcactcactcact includes the following:
- the orc6 gene encoding origin recognition complex subunit 6, whose translation is MDGELFRKLASKIGITSPKVLSQAEEYMRLSQVKCAGLTAATASSKAVICLELAATAMKCPIDKEYVVKLSGLNKKVYQSSLKAMECMLGLQSSLGLRDLAVQYGCMEAVKAAAQILQRYEDSLPRAQQQDLDLSKPLFTTAALFIACKCMKIRVDKKLASSSGTKKAVFDRLCVQLLKFGQEICSDTSSMEGKLKSTQKRQKTLTETLQEAEEDDGLPTSPKQQRELALREDECEEETKQNYEEWKRKILENALKAKSDRE